Proteins from a genomic interval of Drosophila melanogaster chromosome 2R:
- the Sfp53D gene encoding seminal fluid protein 53D, isoform A, protein MKVIILLALFSQIILEIVAYEHKIAHRKCGENTFPDCYSYCNKGCKDNPVDCIHYCEKGCGCIEGSIVRNNGGCRRIKICDKDDDSLSVENNELAEKYVTSYWEDPVNSNENENQAQTLDGLDENKSGEIKSMEQPNEVPPESPSEDAPNDPKPPVDAV, encoded by the coding sequence ATGAAAGTTATTATTTTGCTGGCTCTCTTCAGCCAGATTATCCTGGAAATTGTTGCCTATGAGCATAAAATCGCTCACAGGAAATGTGGCGAGAACACTTTCCCAGATTGTTATTCATATTGTAACAAAGGATGCAAGGATAACCCAGTCGACTGCATTCATTACTGCGAGAAAGGATGTGGATGCATCGAAGGCTCAATAGTGAGAAACAATGGAGGATGCCGAAGAATAAAGATTTGCGACAAGGATGATGATTCCCTATCCGTTGAAAATAACGAGTTGGCTGAAAAATACGTAACATCTTATTGGGAGGACCCGGTAAATagtaatgaaaatgaaaatcaagcCCAAACGTTAGATGGTTTGGATGAAAACAAATCGGGTGAGATAAAAAGCATGGAACAGCCGAATGAAGTGCCGCCGGAGAGTCCTTCGGAGGATGCTCCCAATGATCCCAAGCCACCAGTAGATGCAGTGTAA
- the CG15617 gene encoding uncharacterized protein → MFDSKIRVPKYDSDAFDNVAYELQMTYTLETDCRIMSFYDAMWGMEVTGGIDQFEPLTIVNVSPTGLAKRGGMRVGDEITQINDVPALEMTFNEALQMFRKNSRYVRVYVRGDDDAPGEEDWTCDCWFKPRKPWRRDFTPIQWTFPWNDRRKPVYKESNCFMVPSKMEEKIRARRAATSAVHKKDELAPHTRSLTPTPRPKNQPGPNLLETVLRPRGPPPRD, encoded by the exons ATGTTCGACTCAAAGATTAGGGTGCCCAAGTACGACTCGGATGCGTTCGACAATGTCGCGTACGAGCTGCAGATGACGTACACCCTGGAGACGGATTGTAGGATAATGAGCTTTTACGACGCGATGTGGGGCATGGAGGTGACTGGCGGCATTGACCAGTTCGAGCCGCTGACCATTGTGAATGTGTCACCCACTGGCCTGGCGAAGAGAGGAGGCATGCGAGTGGGCGACGAGATCACCCAGATCAATGATGTGCCGGCCCTGGAGATGACCTTCAATGAGGCCCTGCAAATGTTCCGAAAGAATTCGCGATACGTTCGTGTCTACGTTAGGGG TGATGACGATGCTCCCGGTGAGGAGGATTGGACCTGCGATTGCTGGTTTAAGCCCAGGAAACCCTGGCGTCGTGACTTCACGCCCATTCAATGGACATTCCCCTGGAACGATCGCCGCAAGCCTGTCTACAAGGAGTCCAATTGCTTCATGGTGCCCAGCAAAATGGAGGAGAAGATTCGGGCGAGACGTGCTGCCACCTCAGCTGTTCACAAAAAGGATGAGCTGGCTCCACACACTCGCTCCTTGACGCCCACTCCCAGGCCAAAGAATCAACCAGGTCCGAATCTTCTCGAGACCGTGCTCAGGCCACGTGGACCACCGCCAAGGGATTAG
- the Acp53C14a gene encoding accessory gland protein 53C14a, isoform A, with translation MHLIKIALLLSFLALCQKSQVQAAISSELDHYLRCLEVVTDAGALMIENSITAISLLSDCVDFQPKIKLTGSILRFIRVAHQFGKKAIYDRPECLVQTFTTGVGLIRPIIAKFDSLRCFDE, from the exons ATGCATTTGATTAAGATCGCCTTGTTACTAAGCTTTTTGGCT TTATGCCAAAAGTCGCAAGTTCAAGCCGCCATAAGTTCGGAACTCGATCACTATCTGCGATGTTTGGAAGTGGTGACTGATGCCGGTGCCCTAATGATCGAGAACTCTATAACGGCCATAAGCCTCCTATCCGATTGCGTTGATTTTCAGCCGAAAATCAAACTAACTGGTAGCATTCTCAGATTTATTAGGGTGGCCCATCAGTTTGGCAAGAAGGCGATATACGATCGACCGGAATGTCTCGTACAAACCTTTACCACCGGAGTCGGACTGATTAGACCGATTATAGCCAAGTTTGATAGCTTGAGGTGCTTTGATGAGTAA
- the Acp53C14b gene encoding accessory gland protein 53C14b, isoform B: protein MSVIKSIFLLSILAVCLIPRETEAQATISESWGRLGKCTQVAIETLTSLADKIVPTVYELKQCSGYVTLEPANGKDRKITWYLKVSYEFFKKLVFDEPKCLHGLLNKLAATIKPFAEQISGLGCLDEEDYII from the exons ATGAGCGTGATCAAGTCCATATTTCTGCTCAGTATTTTGGCT GTCTGCCTCATTCCCCGGGAGACGGAGGCCCAGGCCACTATAAGTGAAAGCTGGGGAAGGCTGGGCAAGTGTACTCAGGTGGCCATCGAAACACTGACCAGCCTGGCCGATAAAATCGTCCCGACCGTATATGAGTTGAAACAATGCTCCGGATACGTAACTTTGGAACCGGCAAACGGCAAAGACAGAAAGATTACCTGGTACCTAAAGGTATCCTATGAATTCTTCAAGAAACTTGTCTTTGACGAACCCAAATGTCTGCACGGTCTACTGAACAAGTTGGCTGCCACAATCAAACCATTTGCCGAGCAGATATCGGGATTAGGTTGCTTGGACGAAGAAGATTATatcatttaa
- the Acp53Ea gene encoding accessory gland protein 53Ea, translating into MKLIKVTLVFSLLALVFVAQTEAQNPIWENWLACNRIGTKALASLLRETIPTVRNLLNCIDFNPPTDIGNSYLSKLKLYYELVKRGALDKTQCLIVPLKESVRLLRPYVKSLETNKCLGE; encoded by the exons ATGAAACTGATAAAGGTTACACTAGTGTTCAGCTTACTGGCT CTCGTATTTGTGGCCCAAACGGAGGCGCAAAATCCAATATGGGAGAATTGGTTGGCATGCAATAGAATTGGTACTAAAGCGCTTGCCAGTCTGCTGAGAGAAACAATCCCAACTGTTCGCAATTTACTGAACTGCATTGACTTCAATCCACCAACCGATATTGGAAATAGTTACCTTTCAAAACTTAAGTTGTACTATGAGCTTGTTAAGCGAGGTGCGCTTGACAAGACTCAGTGTCTGATTGTGCCACTCAAGGAATCAGTGAGACTACTGAGGCCTTATGTAAAATCGCTTGAGACCAACAAATGCTTGGGTGAATAA
- the Acp53C14c gene encoding accessory gland protein 53C14c, isoform A, with amino-acid sequence MKSKQVFYIAFSLLLLGSLLPNEVESLRVDLNKLAECTESGLKVATTLLVRAIPCVKKLAKCADFRAIKTKDLDITALALLGYQYLQTVVNNQRCLLISLKEGYDAVSPHLDKLISGKCLPGLS; translated from the exons ATGAAGTCCAAACAAGTCTTTTACATCGCCTTCAGCTTGCTT CTGCTGGGATCCTTGCTGCCAAACGAAGTGGAGTCCTTAAGAGTAGATCTTAATAAGCTGGCGGAGTGCACAGAATCGGGATTGAAAGTAGCCACAACGTTGCTCGTGAGGGCGATACCATGTGtaaaaaaattggcaaaatgtGCTGACTTTCGAGCCATTAAGACTAAGGACCTTGATATTACCGCACTTGCCCTCTTGGGCTATCAATATCTGCAAACGGTCGTGAACAACCAAAGATGTCTATTGATCTCATTGAAAGAAGGCTACGACGCTGTGTCGCCACACCTTGACAAACTTATTAGTGGCAAGTGCCTACCAGGGCTCAGCTAA